One region of Thiomonas intermedia genomic DNA includes:
- the recG gene encoding ATP-dependent DNA helicase RecG, translated as MSASPRSPKSPRPAGSGGARSAALERLGLRSDWDVALHLPLRYEDETRLTALDALCDGAVVTADAVVIDAQAQGRAPRRQLLVHLRDAGSAQETLTLRLFHFYPHQLKTLQPGVRLRVHGQVRQGLFGWEMVHPGWKTVDEHAPLPTTLTPVYPTTAGLPQSYLRKAVAGALQRLDGRDTVPQDERARHHLPDLAASLRILHAPPSSALAALEAGEHPAQRRLKFDELLAQQLAQQQARTQRLRRKSPALPVADGDAPLPQRLRAALPFTLTAAQERCVAEISADLTQTAPMHRLLQGDVGSGKTVVAALAAAQAMAAGWQCAIMAPTEILAAQHARKLADWLEPLGVGVAWLSGSQSRKEREAELLRVASGQAQLVLGTHAVIQAQVRFARLALAIVDEQHRFGVAQRLALRDSLLAGTQGSGLQPHLLMMSATPIPRTLAMAMFGDLDVSTIDTLPPGRSPVRTTVVSAERRDDLIERVGGLIAQGRQAYWVCPLVEESETLDLQNAVATHAELSAALAAPGQAAARVGLLHGRMKAGEKRATMQAFSAGEIGLLVATTVIEVGVDVPNASLMVIEHAERFGLSQLHQLRGRVGRGAAQSDCVLLFTSPLSPTARERLAAMRELADGFALAQKDLELRGPGELLGLRQSGVPGLRYADLALDATLLEAARDTAQRLLQSAPEAARQHVARWLGEGFDWLSA; from the coding sequence GTGAGCGCGTCACCCAGGTCTCCCAAGTCTCCCAGGCCTGCCGGATCCGGCGGCGCCCGTAGCGCAGCGCTGGAGCGTCTCGGTCTGCGCAGCGACTGGGACGTCGCGCTGCACCTGCCCCTGCGCTACGAGGACGAAACCCGGCTCACCGCGCTGGACGCGCTGTGCGACGGTGCGGTCGTCACCGCCGACGCCGTGGTGATCGATGCCCAGGCGCAGGGACGGGCGCCACGGCGGCAACTGCTGGTGCACCTGCGCGATGCGGGTTCGGCGCAGGAAACCCTGACCCTGCGGCTGTTCCACTTCTATCCCCATCAGCTCAAGACCCTGCAGCCCGGGGTCCGGCTAAGGGTGCATGGCCAGGTCAGACAGGGCTTGTTCGGTTGGGAGATGGTGCATCCGGGCTGGAAGACCGTGGACGAGCATGCGCCCTTGCCGACCACGCTCACGCCGGTCTACCCCACCACGGCAGGCTTGCCGCAAAGCTATCTGCGCAAGGCCGTGGCCGGCGCGCTCCAGCGCCTGGATGGCCGCGACACCGTGCCGCAAGACGAGCGGGCGCGGCACCATCTGCCCGATCTGGCGGCAAGTCTGCGCATCCTGCATGCGCCCCCATCGTCCGCGCTCGCGGCGCTGGAGGCCGGGGAGCACCCTGCGCAGCGCCGCCTCAAGTTCGACGAGCTCCTGGCCCAGCAACTCGCGCAACAGCAGGCCCGGACGCAGCGCCTGCGCCGGAAGTCGCCGGCCCTGCCCGTGGCCGATGGCGATGCCCCCCTGCCGCAGCGACTGCGGGCCGCACTCCCGTTCACCCTCACCGCCGCGCAGGAGCGTTGCGTGGCCGAGATTTCGGCCGACCTCACGCAGACGGCGCCCATGCACCGGCTGTTGCAGGGCGATGTGGGCAGCGGCAAGACCGTGGTGGCTGCGCTGGCGGCGGCGCAGGCCATGGCCGCAGGCTGGCAGTGCGCCATCATGGCGCCCACGGAAATTCTCGCGGCCCAGCATGCCCGCAAGCTCGCCGATTGGCTGGAGCCCCTGGGCGTGGGCGTCGCCTGGCTGTCGGGCAGCCAGAGCCGCAAGGAGCGCGAGGCCGAGTTGCTGCGGGTGGCCAGCGGCCAGGCCCAACTTGTGCTCGGCACCCATGCGGTCATTCAGGCTCAGGTGCGCTTTGCGCGGCTGGCGCTGGCCATCGTGGATGAGCAGCATCGCTTCGGCGTGGCGCAGCGCCTGGCCTTGCGCGACAGCCTGCTCGCGGGTACGCAGGGCAGTGGGCTCCAGCCCCATCTGCTGATGATGAGCGCCACGCCCATCCCGCGCACCCTGGCCATGGCGATGTTCGGCGACCTGGACGTCTCCACCATCGACACCCTGCCGCCGGGACGCTCGCCCGTGCGCACCACCGTGGTCAGCGCCGAGCGGCGCGACGATCTCATCGAGCGGGTGGGCGGGCTGATCGCGCAAGGCCGACAGGCCTACTGGGTCTGCCCGCTGGTGGAAGAGAGCGAGACGCTGGATCTGCAGAACGCCGTCGCCACCCATGCCGAACTCAGCGCCGCGCTGGCGGCTCCCGGGCAGGCGGCAGCGCGCGTCGGCCTGCTGCACGGGCGCATGAAGGCGGGCGAGAAGCGCGCGACCATGCAGGCGTTCAGCGCCGGGGAGATCGGCCTGCTGGTGGCCACCACGGTGATCGAAGTCGGGGTGGACGTGCCCAACGCCAGCCTCATGGTCATCGAGCACGCCGAGCGCTTCGGCCTGTCGCAACTGCATCAACTGCGCGGGCGGGTCGGGCGCGGCGCGGCGCAGTCCGATTGTGTGCTGCTGTTCACCTCGCCGTTGTCACCCACGGCGCGCGAGCGCCTGGCGGCGATGCGCGAGCTCGCCGACGGCTTCGCCCTGGCGCAGAAAGACCTGGAACTGCGCGGCCCGGGCGAACTGCTGGGTCTTCGGCAGTCGGGCGTGCCCGGCCTGCGTTATGCCGATCTCGCCCTCGACGCCACCCTGCTTGAGGCCGCGCGCGATACCGCGCAGCGCCTGTTGCAGAGCGCGCCCGAGGCCGCCCGGCAGCATGTCGCGCGCTGGCTGGGCGAGGGCTTCGACTGGTTGAGCGCCTGA
- a CDS encoding deoxyguanosinetriphosphate triphosphohydrolase: MTVAAQTLQASVLAAYACSDATSRGREHAEPPASDRTGYQRDRDRIIHCTAFRRLEYKTQVFLNHEGDLFRTRLTHSLEVAQIARSIARALRLNEDLTEALALAHDLGHTPFGHAGQDALGACMRQYAPQGGGFEHNLQSLRVVTTLEERYAAFNGLNLSFEAREGVLKHCSRRNAPHLGEIGLRFLHGGQPSLEAQITNLADAIAYNNHDIDDGLRAGLIDLEELQTVPFFAGHLDAVQRAYPAVQGRRRVAETIRRMISSLIGDLVDETTRRVGQAGVDSPDAVRAAPPLASFSAPVQQQLQQLQHVLLHRLYRHPDVLRNTTKAQRLLTELFEAYRADARLLPRAYQRDDAARQPRAIADYLAGMTDRFAIREHQRLFSMRDWPVY, from the coding sequence ATGACTGTCGCGGCCCAGACGCTGCAGGCTTCGGTCCTCGCGGCCTATGCCTGCAGCGACGCCACCTCGCGCGGACGCGAGCACGCCGAACCGCCGGCTTCCGACCGCACCGGCTATCAGCGCGATCGTGACCGCATCATCCACTGCACGGCCTTTCGCCGCCTGGAATACAAGACCCAGGTGTTTCTCAATCATGAGGGCGATCTCTTCCGTACCCGCCTGACCCACAGCCTGGAAGTGGCGCAGATCGCGAGGTCGATCGCTCGCGCCCTGCGGTTGAACGAAGACCTCACCGAAGCCCTGGCGCTGGCGCACGATCTGGGACACACGCCCTTCGGCCACGCCGGTCAGGATGCTCTGGGCGCGTGCATGCGGCAATACGCGCCGCAAGGTGGCGGCTTCGAGCACAACCTGCAATCGCTGCGCGTGGTCACCACGCTGGAAGAACGCTACGCCGCATTCAACGGCCTGAACCTGAGCTTTGAAGCGCGCGAAGGCGTGCTCAAGCATTGCTCACGCCGCAACGCGCCGCACCTGGGCGAGATCGGGCTGCGTTTTCTGCACGGCGGGCAACCCAGTCTGGAAGCGCAGATCACCAACCTGGCCGATGCCATCGCCTATAACAATCACGATATCGACGACGGCCTGCGCGCCGGTCTGATCGACCTGGAGGAACTGCAGACGGTGCCCTTTTTCGCCGGGCATCTCGACGCCGTTCAGCGCGCCTACCCCGCCGTGCAGGGGCGCCGCCGCGTGGCCGAAACCATACGCCGCATGATCTCGTCGCTCATCGGCGATCTGGTGGATGAAACGACCCGGCGCGTCGGTCAGGCCGGCGTCGATTCGCCCGACGCCGTGCGCGCGGCGCCGCCGCTGGCCTCGTTCAGCGCGCCCGTGCAGCAGCAGTTGCAGCAACTCCAGCACGTGCTGCTGCACCGCCTCTATCGGCATCCCGACGTGCTGCGCAACACCACCAAAGCCCAGCGCCTGCTCACCGAACTGTTCGAGGCCTATCGTGCCGATGCGCGGCTGCTGCCCCGTGCCTATCAGCGCGACGACGCCGCGCGCCAGCCCCGGGCCATCGCCGACTACCTGGCCGGCATGACCGACCGCTTCGCCATCCGCGAGCACCAGCGGCTGTTTTCCATGCGCGACTGGCCGGTGTATTGA